The stretch of DNA TCCCTCTAAACGCTTTAATGAAAAGGCGAACGACCAATCTCCCTCAACCTCTAAATCATTCGACATACTATAAAAGGCATGTGGAGTCCAAGTGACTTCCACCGTTTCTGGAGATACATCATCTTTGAAGCGTGGCGTAAATGTTGATAAGCCAACATAACGTGTATCACTAATCTTTGTAATTTGACTACCGCCACCACTACTACCGCTTGCACCGACGGCATCAAACCAATTTGGCGCACTCATATGCATCTCTTTTCCAAATTCATGATTAGTTTCAATCGCAAACGACACAGTGACGTTAGTGCCGTCATATACCGCATTGTCAATCATGACTGTAACACCATTACTCGTCTGCGCAAGATCAATATTAGTAGAGAAGGTCTCAAAATTTTTGTAGTGCTGCTCTTCGTTATTAAAATAACTAATGACATTATCCATAAACGGAATTTGTGATGCAAAAGACGGGAATGCAAAACCGGTTGCTGTAGTGGCACCAACAATCATAACTGCAGCGACTGCAATATGACGCCAGATTGGTGATTTTTTACGCTTATTAAGTACATTTTGTTTAACTTGTGCTTTTTCAATATCTGTCACCTCTAGAAGCTCAAGTTTATCGATATCTAAATCAATCCATTCTTTCATACTCATATGAATCGCTCCTTTAGCCTCATGTTTGTAGCTAGTATCTTCTTACCTCGATATAGGCGGTTATCAACAGCAGCTTTCGTTAGCCGGAGTGCATCGGCAATTT from Paenisporosarcina sp. FSL H8-0542 encodes:
- a CDS encoding DUF4179 domain-containing protein; its protein translation is MSMKEWIDLDIDKLELLEVTDIEKAQVKQNVLNKRKKSPIWRHIAVAAVMIVGATTATGFAFPSFASQIPFMDNVISYFNNEEQHYKNFETFSTNIDLAQTSNGVTVMIDNAVYDGTNVTVSFAIETNHEFGKEMHMSAPNWFDAVGASGSSGGGSQITKISDTRYVGLSTFTPRFKDDVSPETVEVTWTPHAFYSMSNDLEVEGDWSFAFSLKRLEGDIQLVNETVLHKDMSFTLQSVEFTDVSTVILYEQVVTDELLKEWPSVSPVFYVTDDLGHVYLNGSGGSGMSPDNGKTFNGTAALGAIQEGASQLIIQPVEIASLMSGKGHIEIELDPIIVDLKK